A region of Gracilinanus agilis isolate LMUSP501 chromosome 3, AgileGrace, whole genome shotgun sequence DNA encodes the following proteins:
- the FIGN gene encoding fidgetin, with protein sequence MRVGLWNDLLCLCHIVLRRVHYTVLTRCSVPNKRGLKMQWTPEHAQWPEQHFDITSTTRSPAHKVEAYRGHLQRTYQYAWANDDISALTASNLLKKYAEKYSGILEGPAERPVLSNYTDAPSGLVNGRKSESEPWQPSLNSESVYPMNCVPDVISASKAGVSTALPPADVSASIGSSPGVASNLTEPSYSSSTCGSHTVPSLGLPSQEYATGYNGSYLHSTYSSQPAPALPSPHPSPLHSSGLLQPPPPPPPPPALVPGYNGTSNLSSYSYPSASYPPQTSVGPGYSPGGAPPPSAYLPSGIPAPTPLPPTTVPGYTYQSHGLTPIAPSALTNSSASSLKRKAFYMAGQGEMDSSYGNYSYGQQRSTQSPMYRMPDNSISNTNRGNGFDRSAETSSLAFKPTKQLMSSEQQRKFSSQSSRALTPPSYSTAKNSLGSRTSESFGKYTSPVMNEHGDEHRQLLPHPMQGPGLRAATSSNHSVDEQLKNTDTHLIDLVTNEIINQGPPVDWNDIAGLDLVKAVIKEEVLWPVLRSDAFNGLTALPRSILLFGPRGTGKTLLGRCIASQLGATFFKISGSSLVTKWLGEGEKIVHASFLVARCRQPSVIFVSDIDMLLSSQVSEEHSPVNRMRTEFLMQLDTVLTSAEDQIVVICATSKPEEIDESLRRYFIKRLLIPLPDSTGRHQIIGQLLSQHNYCLNDKEFALLVQRTEGFSGLDVAHLCQEAAVGPLHAMPATDLSAIMPSQLRPVTYQDFENAFCKIQPSISQKELDTYVEWNKMFGCSQ encoded by the exons ATGAGAGTTGGATTATGGAATGACCTGCTATGTCTGTGTCATATTGTTCTGCGCAGGGTGCATTATACTGTGCTAACTAGGTGTTCAGTACCAAATAAGAGAG GCTTGAAGATGCAGTGGACGCCGGAGCATGCCCAGTGGCCAGAACAGCACTTTGACATCACCTCGACCACTCGGTCTCCTGCCCACAAAGTTGAAGCCTACCGTGGTCATCTGCAGCGCACCTATCAGTATGCCTGGGCCAATGATGACATATCTGCTTTGACTGCCTCCAATCTGTTAAAAAAGTATGCAGAGAAGTATTCTGGAATTCTTGAAGGCCCAGCTGAGCGGCCTGTCCTCAGCAACTACACAGATGCACCTTCGGGGTTGGTGAATGGTCGGAAGAGCGAAAGCGAACCTTGGCAGCCTTCGTTGAACTCAGAAAGCGTGTATCCTATGAACTGCGTTCCAGATGTGATCAGTGCCAGCAAAGCTGGTGTAAGTACAGCTCTCCCTCCTGCAGATGTCTCTGCCAGTATAGGGAGTTCTCCTGGGGTGGCCAGCAACCTGACAGAACCTAGTTACTCTAGCAGTACCTGTGGAAGTCACACGGTACCTAGTCTAGGGCTACCTTCTCAGGAATATGCCACGGGATACAACGGATCATATTTGCATTCTACATACAGCAGCCAGCCAGCACCTGCACTTCCTTCCCCTCATCCTTCCCCTTTGCATAGCTCTGGCCTTTTACAGCCGCCACCGCCTCCGCCACCGCCGCCAGCCCTGGTCCCAGGCTACAATGGGACCTCTAACCTCTCCAGTTACAGCTACCCCTCTGCTAGCTATCCTCCTCAAACCTCTGTGGGCCCTGGCTACAGCCCAGGGGGTGCGCCTCCCCCTTCGGCATACCTCCCTTCAGGAATTCCAGCTCCTACTCCTCTGCCCCCCACCACCGTCCCCGGCTACACCTACCAGAGTCATGGTCTGACACCTATTGCCCCCTCCGCTCTGACAAATAGTTCGGCGAGTTCTCTCAAACGGAAAGCCTTCTATATGGCGGGGCAAGGAGAAATGGACTCCAGTTATGGAAATTACAGCTATGGCCAACAGAGATCTACACAGAGTCCTATGTACAGAATGCCCGACAACAGCATTTCAAACACAAACAGGGGGAATGGCTTTGACAGAAGTGCTGAAACATCATCCTTAGCATTTAAGCCAACAAAGCAGCTAATGTCCTCTGAACAGCAAAGGAAATTCAGCAGCCAGTCCAGCAGGGCTTTGACTCCCCCTTCATACAGTACTGCTAAAAACTCCTTGGGATCCAGAACCAGTGAATCCTTTGGGAAGTACACCTCCCCAGTAATGAATGAGCACGGGGACGAGCACAGACAGCTCCTCCCTCACCCAATGCAAGGCCCGGGACTCCGTGCAGCTACCTCATCCAACCACTCTGTAGACGAGCAACTGAAGAACACTGACACACACCTCATTGACCTTGTAACCAATGAGATTATCAACCAAGGACCTCCAGTGGACTGGAATGACATCGCTGGCCTCGACCTGGTAAAGGCTGTCATTAAAGAGGAGGTTTTATGGCCCGTGTTGAGGTCAGACGCTTTCAATGGACTGACTGCCCTACCTCGGAGCATCCTTTTATTTGGGCCTCGGGGAACAGGCAAAACATTATTAGGTAGATGCATAGCTAGTCAGCTGGGGGCCACGTTTTTCAAAATTTCCGGTTCCAGTCTAGTCACCAAGTGgttaggggaaggagaaaaaatcgTCCATGCTTCCTTCCTCGTGGCCAGGTGTCGCCAGCCTTCGGTGATTTTTGTTAGTGACATTGACATGCTTCTCTCTTCTCAAGTGAGCGAAGAACACAGTCCAGTCAATAGGATGAGAACCGAGTTCCTTATGCAGCTGGACACTGTACTAACTTCTGCCGAGGACCAAATAGTAGTAATTTGCGCCACCAGTAAACCAGAAGAAATAGATGAATCCCTTCGGAGGTACTTCATAAAACGACTTTTAATCCCGCTTCCTGACAGCACAGGGAGGCACCAGATAATAGGACAACTGCTCTCACAGCACAATTACTGTCTCAATGACAAGGAGTTTGCACTGCTTGTCCAGCGCACAGAAGGCTTCTCTGGACTAGATGTGGCTCATTTGTGTCAGGAAGCAGCAGTGGGCCCACTCCATGCCATGCCAGCGACAGACCTTTCAGCCATTATGCCCAGCCAATTGAGGCCAGTTACATATCAAGACTTTGAAAATGCTTTCTGCAAGATTCAGCCTAGCATATCTCAAAAAGAGCTTGATACATATGTTGAATGGAACAAAATGTTCGGTTGCAGTCAGtga